The following coding sequences are from one Streptomyces sp. NBC_01294 window:
- a CDS encoding Arc family DNA-binding protein encodes MNLRLRDDQQEALKIRAEEEGRSMHAIVLQAIDRYLDQEADRETVRRLGEKYAKGHADLLRRLGE; translated from the coding sequence ATGAACCTGCGTCTCCGTGACGACCAGCAAGAGGCCCTCAAGATCCGCGCTGAGGAGGAGGGCCGCAGTATGCACGCCATAGTGCTTCAGGCGATCGACCGCTATCTCGACCAGGAGGCGGATCGCGAGACGGTCCGCCGGCTGGGCGAGAAATACGCCAAGGGTCACGCCGACCTGCTGCGCCGCCTGGGGGAGTGA
- a CDS encoding MFS transporter, with translation MSALEPRVPQRTAPVPPLPQDGILGPAYRTISIGIISVVFLIAFEATAVGTAMPVAARELDGIGLYAFAFSAYFTTSLFGMVLAGQWADRQGPLRPLAVGIASFASGLVVSGTAGAMWVFVLGRAVQGFGGGLVIVALYVVVSRAYEERVRPAIMAAFAACWVVPSIVGPLASGTVTEHLGWRWVFLGIPALVVVPLIVALPAIRRTASGPVDPDAPPAAFDRRRIRLALGISAGAGLLQYAAQDLRWLSLAPGIAGAALLVPAVLGLLPRGTYRARRGLPSVVLLRGVAAGSFIAAESFVPLMLVTQRGLSPTMAGFSLALGGVTWAGGSWVQSKGRMAPYRERLMVTGMVLVALAIAAAPAVLIESVPVWTLALAWAVGCLGMGLVIGSTSVLLLKLSAPEEAGSNSASLQISDALANVVLLAGGGAAFAALGGGAVGAAHAVTAGGTASHPAAFVVVFLPMACVALVGAWVATRLEPVPAPAAM, from the coding sequence ATGAGCGCCCTAGAACCCCGTGTGCCCCAGAGAACCGCGCCGGTCCCGCCCCTGCCGCAGGACGGGATCCTGGGGCCCGCGTACCGGACGATCAGCATCGGGATCATCTCCGTCGTCTTCCTGATCGCCTTCGAGGCCACCGCCGTGGGCACGGCCATGCCCGTCGCCGCGCGGGAGCTGGACGGGATCGGGCTCTACGCGTTCGCCTTCTCCGCCTACTTCACGACCAGCCTCTTCGGCATGGTCCTGGCCGGGCAGTGGGCGGACCGGCAGGGGCCGCTGCGGCCGCTGGCCGTCGGCATCGCCTCGTTCGCCTCGGGGCTCGTCGTCTCCGGGACCGCCGGGGCCATGTGGGTGTTCGTCCTGGGCCGGGCCGTGCAGGGCTTCGGCGGCGGGCTGGTCATCGTCGCCCTGTACGTGGTGGTCAGCCGGGCCTACGAGGAGCGCGTGCGCCCCGCCATCATGGCCGCCTTCGCCGCGTGCTGGGTGGTCCCCTCGATCGTCGGCCCGCTGGCCTCGGGCACGGTCACCGAGCACCTCGGCTGGCGGTGGGTGTTCCTCGGGATACCGGCGCTCGTCGTCGTACCGCTGATCGTGGCCCTGCCCGCGATACGGCGGACCGCGTCCGGGCCCGTCGACCCCGACGCGCCGCCCGCGGCCTTCGACCGGCGCCGGATCCGGCTGGCCCTCGGCATCTCGGCGGGCGCGGGTCTCCTCCAGTACGCCGCCCAGGACCTGCGGTGGCTGTCGCTGGCACCGGGCATCGCCGGCGCGGCCCTGCTGGTGCCCGCCGTGCTCGGGCTGCTGCCGCGCGGGACCTACCGGGCGCGGCGCGGACTGCCGTCCGTGGTGCTGTTGCGCGGGGTGGCCGCGGGTTCCTTCATCGCGGCGGAGAGCTTCGTACCGCTGATGCTGGTCACCCAGCGGGGGCTGAGCCCGACGATGGCCGGGTTCTCCCTCGCGCTCGGCGGGGTGACCTGGGCGGGCGGCTCGTGGGTGCAGTCGAAGGGGCGGATGGCCCCGTACCGGGAACGGCTCATGGTGACCGGCATGGTGCTGGTGGCGCTCGCCATCGCCGCGGCCCCCGCCGTGCTGATCGAGTCCGTGCCGGTGTGGACGCTGGCGCTGGCCTGGGCGGTCGGCTGCCTCGGCATGGGGCTGGTGATCGGCTCGACGAGCGTGCTGCTGCTGAAGCTGTCGGCGCCGGAGGAGGCGGGCTCGAACTCCGCCTCGCTGCAGATCTCGGACGCGCTGGCGAACGTGGTGCTGCTGGCCGGCGGGGGCGCCGCCTTCGCCGCACTGGGGGGCGGCGCGGTGGGCGCCGCGCACGCCGTCACCGCCGGGGGCACGGCCTCGCACCCCGCCGCGTTCGTCGTGGTGTTCCTGCCGATGGCGTGCGTGGCGCTGGTGGGGGCCTGGGTCGCGACCCGGCTGGAGCCCGTCCCAGCGCCTGCCGCAATGTAG
- a CDS encoding DEAD/DEAH box helicase — protein MTTTASHHLSPAFPGRAPWGTASALRAWQQGALDRYIQTQPRDFLAVATPGAGKTTFALTLASWLLHHHVVQQVTVVAPTEHLKKQWAEAAARIGIRLDPEYSAGPLSKDYHGVAVTYAGVGVRPMLHRNRCEQRKTLVILDEIHHAGDSKSWGEACQEAFDPATRRLALTGTPFRSDTNPIPFVTYEEGNDGIRRSSADYTYGYGNALGDGVVRPVIFLSYSGNMRWRTKAGDEIAARLGEPMTKDAISQAWRTALDPRGDWMPNVLRAADQRLTEVRKGIPDAGGLVIAADQDSARAYAKLLREITGSKATVVLSDDTGASKRIDEFSADGSRWMVAVRMVSEGVDVPRLAVGVYATTISTPLFFAQAVGRFVRSRRRGETASVFLPTIPYLLGFANEMEVERDHVLDKPKKQGEEDPYAESEKEMDEANKQEDEDTGEDEQMSFEALESDAVFDRVLYDGAEFGMQAHPGSEEEQDYLGIPGLLEPDQVQMLLQKRQSRQIAHSRRKPDAEADLLELPADRRPVVSHKELLELRKSLNTMVGAYVHQSGKPHGVIHTELRRVCGGPPSAEATAGQLRERIKKVQEWATRMR, from the coding sequence GTGACTACTACCGCCTCCCACCACCTCTCACCCGCCTTCCCCGGCCGTGCCCCCTGGGGTACCGCCAGTGCGCTGCGCGCCTGGCAGCAGGGGGCGCTGGACCGCTACATCCAGACCCAGCCGCGGGACTTCCTCGCGGTCGCGACGCCCGGCGCAGGCAAGACCACCTTCGCGCTGACCCTCGCCTCCTGGCTGCTGCACCACCACGTCGTCCAGCAGGTGACCGTGGTCGCGCCGACCGAACACCTCAAGAAGCAGTGGGCGGAGGCGGCGGCGAGGATAGGCATCCGACTCGACCCCGAGTACTCCGCCGGACCGCTCAGCAAGGACTACCACGGGGTCGCCGTCACCTACGCCGGTGTCGGCGTGCGGCCGATGCTGCACCGCAACCGCTGCGAGCAGCGCAAGACCCTGGTGATCCTCGACGAGATCCACCACGCCGGCGACTCGAAGTCCTGGGGCGAGGCCTGCCAGGAGGCCTTCGACCCGGCGACCCGGCGCCTGGCCCTGACCGGCACGCCCTTCCGGTCCGACACCAACCCCATCCCCTTCGTCACCTACGAAGAGGGCAACGACGGCATCCGGCGGTCGTCCGCCGACTACACCTACGGCTACGGCAACGCGCTCGGCGACGGCGTCGTCCGGCCTGTCATCTTCCTCTCCTACAGCGGCAACATGCGCTGGCGGACCAAGGCCGGCGACGAGATCGCCGCCCGGCTCGGCGAGCCGATGACCAAGGACGCCATCTCGCAGGCCTGGCGCACGGCGCTGGACCCGCGCGGCGACTGGATGCCGAACGTGCTGCGCGCCGCCGACCAGCGGCTGACGGAGGTCAGGAAGGGCATCCCGGACGCGGGCGGCCTCGTCATCGCCGCCGACCAGGACTCGGCGCGCGCCTACGCCAAGCTGCTGCGGGAGATCACCGGCAGCAAGGCGACCGTGGTGCTCTCCGACGACACCGGCGCCTCGAAGCGGATCGACGAGTTCAGCGCGGACGGCAGCCGCTGGATGGTCGCGGTCCGCATGGTGTCCGAGGGCGTCGACGTGCCGCGCCTCGCGGTCGGCGTGTACGCGACGACGATCTCCACCCCGCTGTTCTTCGCCCAGGCCGTCGGGCGCTTCGTGCGTTCGCGCCGGCGCGGCGAGACGGCCTCCGTGTTCCTTCCGACCATTCCCTACCTCCTCGGCTTCGCCAACGAGATGGAGGTCGAGCGCGACCACGTCCTCGACAAGCCGAAGAAGCAGGGCGAGGAGGATCCGTACGCCGAGTCCGAGAAGGAGATGGACGAGGCGAACAAGCAGGAGGACGAGGACACCGGCGAGGACGAGCAGATGTCCTTCGAGGCGCTGGAGTCCGACGCCGTCTTCGACCGGGTGCTGTACGACGGCGCCGAGTTCGGCATGCAGGCGCACCCGGGCAGCGAGGAGGAGCAGGACTACCTCGGCATCCCCGGGCTGCTGGAGCCGGACCAGGTGCAGATGCTGCTGCAGAAGCGGCAGTCGCGGCAGATCGCGCACAGCCGGCGCAAGCCCGACGCGGAGGCGGACCTGCTGGAGCTGCCGGCCGACCGGCGTCCGGTGGTCTCGCACAAGGAGCTGCTGGAGCTGCGGAAGTCGCTGAACACGATGGTGGGCGCGTACGTCCACCAGAGCGGGAAGCCGCACGGGGTGATCCACACGGAGCTGCGCCGGGTGTGCGGCGGGCCGCCGAGCGCGGAGGCGACCGCGGGGCAGCTGCGCGAGCGGATCAAGAAGGTGCAGGAGTGGGCCACCCGCATGAGGTGA
- a CDS encoding tyrosine-type recombinase/integrase yields MTENKRTRQPNGRSSIYLGKDGKWHGRVTVGVRDDGSPDRRHVERKTRAEVTTAVRKLEKEREAKAVRKPGKAMTVKAWLTHWIENVAPLGVNDNTMVGYGVAVRKHLIPGLGAHRLDRLTPEHIEIFYAKMQANGSKPATAHQVHRTFRTALNEAVRRGHLGKNPVQLAKAPKTGDYEAEPYTVKEVQRLLEASGRQRNSARWAVALALGLRQGEVLALKWDDVDLEGGFLVVRRSRHRPQYAHGCSAPCGRKAGYCPEKRRSNPETSVTKSRAGRRAVGLPEQLVDLLRAHREAQDAERQAVGKRWVEGEWVFPDEHGRSPSHRRDWAEWKALLVEAKVRDGRLHDARHTAATVLLILGVPERAVMGLMGWSTTAMAARYQHMVDAVRTDVARQVDGLIWKTETDRPDEDDDGAAGVLVPAN; encoded by the coding sequence ATGACAGAGAACAAGCGGACCCGCCAGCCCAACGGCCGCAGCTCCATCTATCTCGGGAAGGACGGAAAGTGGCACGGCCGCGTCACGGTCGGCGTGCGCGACGACGGCTCACCTGACCGGCGCCACGTCGAGCGCAAGACCCGTGCCGAAGTCACGACCGCCGTACGGAAACTGGAGAAGGAGCGAGAGGCTAAGGCGGTGCGGAAGCCGGGCAAGGCCATGACGGTCAAGGCCTGGCTGACGCACTGGATCGAGAACGTCGCCCCGCTCGGGGTCAACGACAACACGATGGTCGGGTACGGAGTCGCCGTGCGAAAGCACCTCATCCCCGGCCTGGGAGCTCACCGTCTCGACAGGCTCACGCCCGAGCACATCGAGATCTTCTACGCGAAGATGCAGGCCAACGGCAGCAAGCCCGCGACTGCCCATCAGGTGCACCGCACCTTCCGCACCGCCCTCAATGAGGCCGTACGCCGCGGGCATCTCGGCAAGAACCCGGTCCAGTTGGCCAAGGCGCCGAAGACGGGCGACTACGAGGCGGAGCCCTACACCGTTAAAGAGGTACAGCGGCTGCTGGAGGCCTCTGGTCGGCAGCGGAATTCTGCGCGCTGGGCCGTCGCGCTCGCCCTCGGGCTGCGTCAGGGGGAGGTGCTGGCCCTGAAGTGGGATGACGTAGATCTTGAGGGTGGGTTCCTTGTGGTCCGCCGTAGTCGCCACCGCCCGCAGTACGCGCACGGGTGCAGCGCCCCCTGCGGCCGGAAGGCCGGGTACTGCCCGGAGAAGCGGCGCAGCAACCCGGAGACCTCCGTCACCAAGTCGCGTGCCGGTCGCCGCGCGGTCGGTCTCCCGGAACAGCTCGTTGACCTACTGCGAGCCCACCGCGAGGCCCAGGACGCGGAGCGACAGGCAGTTGGGAAGCGCTGGGTAGAAGGGGAGTGGGTGTTCCCCGACGAGCACGGGCGCAGCCCCTCGCACCGAAGGGACTGGGCGGAGTGGAAGGCCCTGCTCGTGGAAGCGAAGGTTCGTGACGGACGGCTCCACGACGCACGGCACACTGCGGCCACGGTGCTGCTCATCCTCGGAGTGCCCGAGCGGGCCGTGATGGGCCTCATGGGATGGTCGACCACGGCCATGGCCGCGCGGTATCAGCACATGGTCGACGCAGTGCGGACCGACGTGGCGAGGCAGGTCGACGGACTGATCTGGAAGACCGAGACGGACCGGCCGGATGAGGACGACGACGGTGCGGCCGGCGTGCTCGTACCGGCCAACTGA
- a CDS encoding type II toxin-antitoxin system death-on-curing family toxin, which translates to MKYLTVQEALDLAELAMAGQQVAVRDLGLLSSAVHRPQSQMFGVEAYTDLFEKAGALLQSLAVNHPLVDGNKRMAWMCTVVFLDFNGTDMIDVDQDESYKLVIEVATGSLEDVAQIARRLRSLHEAM; encoded by the coding sequence GTGAAGTACCTGACCGTCCAGGAAGCCCTGGACCTGGCTGAGCTCGCCATGGCGGGACAGCAGGTCGCGGTCCGCGACCTGGGCCTGCTCAGCTCCGCCGTGCACCGGCCGCAGTCGCAGATGTTCGGGGTCGAGGCGTACACGGACCTGTTCGAGAAGGCGGGCGCACTGCTCCAGTCGCTCGCCGTCAATCACCCCTTGGTCGACGGCAACAAGCGCATGGCGTGGATGTGCACCGTCGTGTTCCTCGACTTCAACGGGACCGACATGATCGACGTCGACCAGGACGAGTCGTACAAGCTGGTGATCGAAGTGGCGACCGGCAGCCTCGAGGACGTGGCGCAGATCGCGCGCCGGCTCCGGTCGCTGCACGAAGCGATGTGA